In the Sulfobacillus thermosulfidooxidans DSM 9293 genome, TGCCGACAAAATAACCAGACGATAGACCTTATATCCAGCCCAGTTCTTCTGGGCTGGTTTTTTTCTACCTAAAATTGGCATGCCCAATTCGAGAGAAAAACGGGTAAAGAGACCAATGCCCGGTAATAATACCTCCATGTTAGAGAGACGGAGGTGAAAAAATGGCGCGTGGAAGCAACACTGGTAACCGCGCACTCGTGCAAGGCGCCGCCAGGGCGTTGGATCAATTTAAGTACGAAGTGGCCCGGGAACTCGGCTTGCAAGGAGTCGAAGACGGTTATTGGGGAGACATTCCCTCTCGGCAATGTGGTGCAGTAGGAGGCCACATGGTGCGCAAGATGATCGAAATGGCCGAACAGCAAATGGCCGGACGGCGGTAATCGCCAACCGATCTCTTATATGGAATTCATGGGCCTCCTCCTAATTTGAGGAGGTCCCTTTCTTGATTTATCCCTCGGGTTAAATGTCTAGGACAATTTTCCCAAACAAACCGTGCGACTCCATCCTTCGGTGCGCTTCGCTCGCATCCGCTAACGCAAAGGTTTGATCGATTACGGGAATCAATGCCCCGCGCGCAAAAAGCGGAAGAATCCGCGGTAAAATCGCTGAAGATCCCATGTACGCTCCCAAAACCGTAAGTCTCCGCCGGAAAAGTTGGCCGAGTTCGATTTGCACCTTACCTCCACTCGTGCTCCCGACAGAAATCACCGTACCACCCCGCCGCACCATCTCTAAAGACTGCGAAAAGCTTGCTTGTCCTAAGGAATCGACGACAATGTCAGCGCCTTTCGAATGGGTCATGGTTAACACCTCAGGACTAATGGGAAGGGACCCGTCCCAAACGATAACATCGGAAGCGCCCAGTTGTTTTAAGCGTTCCACAAATGTCTGAGAACGAACCACAGCGATTACCCGCATGGCACGTAAACGAGCCAGTTGAAGGGTCGCAAGCCCTAAACCCCCATTGGCTCCCCAGATCACAATAGTTTGTCCCGGTGTCGCTTGTGCACGGGTCAAAAAGTCTTCCGCCGTAACAAAGGGAATACCGATCGACGCCGCCTCAATAAATGTCAAGCCACTAGGCATCGGTACCACATTTTGCACCGGCACCACAATTTGTTCGGCATACGTTCCATCCAGGATACGGTAATGCGGGCAACTATTTTGCTGACCGGAAAGGCAATAGACACACCGGCCACAACTAAGCCCCGGATTAATCACCACTTTTTGACCGACGGCATAATCACGGGCCCCGGGACCTAATGCATCAATCTCACCGGCTCCATCTGATCCGGGAATCAAAGGCTCGGGAAAGGCACCAAAGGCTCCTTGGCGAACCCAGATGTCGCGGTGATTAACTCCCGCTGCACGTAAGCGGACCCGCACTTCCCCAGGACCCGGTTCTGGATTCGCAACGTCTTCATACACTAAGACGGACGGGTCACCTGGCTGATGTATTCGAATGGCATGCACAATAATATCCTCCTAAGTTCTCTCCTGAGTTCTCGCATTCTCTTTCACAATGCTCTATCATATCATGATTGATACTGCGCCCATTTCAATGACCAGGCTAAGCGTCTGGTTTCTTGCCATAACGGATAAGGATGAAAATCAGGTGGAAAGATCGGCCAATCCCAATGAAGGTCCTTGGGCTCTTTCACGTAATCTAAAAAGGTTAAGGGCAACGATACGGCCCCGACTGGGGTACTGAAGTGGTAAATTGCCGAGGCGGCCCACTCTTCAATCGCTAAATCTCTTGCCGTCCGCACCAGGGCAGGGAGTCTCCCCGTTTCGAGAACCTGATCCACAATTTCATGGGCACTTTGTCGGAGCAGTTTCTCGCCTAGCAGACTCATTTCTTGTCCATTAAATAGTCTTTGAGATCCCCATTGCGCGGGAGCTTTCACGTGTGGCAACCTCTGCCCAGGAGTTGCCCCCGTCATCAATAGGGCTAAGGCCACAACCATGTCCGCGGCGCTGTAACTTTGATCATGAATGATGGCAGGACCCAATCCATAACGCGTGATGATCGTTAAAAGGGTTTGAGGATCAGACAATGCCGGGGGTGTAAGCGGTTGAATACGGCCGCTTAATGATGCAATATCAATCCATTCGATGCCAGCAATTTGGCGAATATGGCGAATATATTGCCGGAATCCTTCATAGGCTTCATGACGGTCCTGGATACAGCGTAGAGGGGCTTTTCGCAAAGTAGCATTGGTCGCCCCCAATTCAAAATTCACCGCATCCCAAAACTTCGTAGTCACCAGTTCGGTAGGATGAACCATAACCATAAACGCGTCTTGTGGCGCCAAGTCCTGTGGCGCCTGTTCGATTAACTGGATCGCCTCATCCAAATTGTCCGGTAACTTCATCGCAAAAGGCTTAGGATTTAGGACCGGCAACGACCAGTGGACAATATCTTCTATCCACATGGGTTGTCTTGCCGTATCTAAGTAACTATTCCAGCTGTCACTAAAAAAAATCGGCATGTTTAGCAAAGACAATGCATCCACAGCTTGAGGAACCCAATTACCGCCGGGTTGTGTGAAATATACGGGAGACTTGATAAGGTCCTTGACCATATCAATTCCCACTTTTTCCCGGGCAATGAATCGGGCCACGCCGTCCTCGTAATCGAGTTCGGCCATTTCCTCGGCAATGGTAGGATGTTCGCTGTGACTCGTTGAGTGAAATCCCACGCTATTTTTTTGTGCCAATCGCTCTAAAGTTTTCATTTGATGATGCGCAAACAGACTTTGTGCTTTTTTGCCGACAATGCCGTAACTGGCGGGCATTTGATATTCATCCATGACGTCCAACACAAACTCCAAGGCTTCGTCCGATTCCTCAGTCACAAAATCTTCAATATCAAATCGTATTAAGCCATATAACGTCATACTCCGCATCCTTTCGAACACAGTGACCAAGCCATTTGACGATAGATCAGAGCATAAGCCTGGGCCTCGTGAGAGGGCAAATGCCTCGATAAAATCCGCAGACGCGCATTTTTCCGCATCTCATCGGCCTCTTGGGGATGATCGAGGGTCAAACGGAACGCCGCAATCAATTCTTCCGGGGTGTCGAACAACAACCCCGTTTTCCCATCCTCGATGAGATACCGGTTCCCATGAATATTGCTGGCGACGATCAAAGCACCACAACTCATGGCCTCCATGAGCGCGTTAGAGACGCCTTCGATCCGACTCGTATTCAAAACAATGGTGGCCCGTTGGTACCATGTCCCCATCTGCTCCTTCGGCACTTCGCCCATCACCTGCACCCACGGTTTATCCTGGGCGGCTTGCACTACCCGTTCCCATTCTTCCCCATCACGCACCGGTCCTAATATGGCGAGCTGAAAATCGATCCCCAGGGTCTTACGGGCGGATTGTACGAGGTCGATCGCCCAGGCACTGCGTTTCACCGGGCGAATCCCGCCAGCCATCACGACTAAGGGGGGCCAATCCCGCGTTTGAGACGAATCCGCGGGGCAGAACATCGTTTCATCCACCGACGGCGGGATCACCTGCACGCGGTGCTCCCACGCGGGAGCATCCGCCAACAACCGTTTACGGGCATTGGGCGTAAACACCACCTGATGGTGCAAGGATGACAGGGTGTGGCGAATCGGCCCGGGATCTTTCGCCCAATCTCCCCATAAGTCGGTTCCGGTCCACGTGACCACGATTTTTTCAGGGTCAATGCCCTGGTGGAGTAATCGTTGTCCCACTTGCACCGCATTCCAGGCATGATACACGTCATAGTCCCCAGATGGGGATGATAACGTTCGACGTGTGCGTTAAGACCTAAGTGGTTGAGACCACGTTGCAGGCGTTCAGCCGACACAAAATTCCCCCCCGTAACGGGGGTATCAGGCGGCACAATTAAACCGATTTTCATCAGGCTTTCGTCCTTTCTCGTCTGTTACCCAATGCGTGTGCCATTAGGAACCGGACAATCGACATTTAATAAGATGACATCCGTGTCACTGAGCATAGCGCCTAAAATGAGCACTTCGGACCTGACCCCCGCCACCTTTTTAGGAGGGAGATTCAAGACGGCAATGACTTGTCTTCCTACCAAATCGCCAGGATGATACCGCACGGTAAGTTGGGCAGAAGACTCTTTTATTCCGAGAGGACCAAAATCAACAGTGATATGATATGCAGGTTTTTTTGCTTTGGGATTCAGTTCAGCGCGAAGAATAGTTCCCACATAGAGTCCAACTTGAAAAAATTGTTCTGGAGAAATTGGTGTTAACTCTTCGATGATATTCACCCCTATTGAATAGGCGGATTCACGTCGTCCCCCACCTTAAAACTGTCAACGGACATCGTGCGGAAAATATAATCGCCTTATCACTTGTTTTTCCCTGGCAATGGCATTAACCGGCTTAGAGAGTCTCGACATTTCAATCAGTATCTTTTCGTCATCATCCCATAAAAACAGGGCACTGTCTTTATCCTCACTATTTTCGGCTCCTAAATAATAATCATAGTAAACTGTACCCGTTTCGTCGACCGCCAAATAATATGCAGGATCATAGCCATGTGATTGCACTTGAACCCTCAGTTTCTGATAGGTGTCCATATCATGGTCAGGATATTCCATGTACGTAAAAAGATGACGGTTTAGAAATCGTCGGCATAGGTCTTTCAAAATGGGATCCGAACTGTCCTGCCAAACATTGAAAGCATTAAACAATACGGTATCATCTAAGGCAAAATAGCTGTCTAAACGAAGGGATTGCGTAAACAATTCAGCTAAAGCGGGATGAGGCATGGGCGGTTCTTGACCACCTGCAACCAGATCTTTAACCCGCTTTAAAATGGCTTTCAAAATCACCTCAGCTGAACGTGACACGGGATGGAAATAGACTTGCCAATACATAAAATATCGGGCAAGCAAATAGGCTTCAACCGTATGTAATCCCGAACGCTTGACCACAATTCTGCCGCCTAAAGGCCGCATCACACGAATAATGCGGGCTAAATCAAACTTGCCATAATCGACCCCTGTAAAAATGGAATCCCGCATCAAATAGTCTAAACGGTCCGCATCTAGCTGACCACTGACCAACGACACGACCAACTTTTGAGGATGTGTCTTATTAATGACAGAAGCCACCTGAGAAGGCAGCTCTGGGTCGATTTGTGCTAATACTTGATGAACTTCGGTTGTCGGTTCAAGAATAATGCGCTCGCCCCACATTTCATGCCGTAAGCCAATCACTTTTTCTAAGGCGTGAGAAAACGGGGCATGTCCAATGTCATGCAAAAGTCCCGCCACCATAACAAGCTGATTATACTCAGATGGCCACTCATAGGCATTGCGGGCAAAGGATTGGATAATTTGTCTAATCACCTCATAGACCCCTAAGGAATGCGAAAACCGACTATGTTCACCCCCGGGATAGGTAACATAGGATGTGCCCAATTGCCGAATGCGCCTTAGCCGTTGCATTTCTTTGGTATTAATCAAATCCCAAATCAAGGGATCATTCACATAAATATAGCCATGAACCGGATCTTTAAAGACTTTTTCCTCATCTAACATGGCCTTCACCGCCTTTATCTGGCTATTGTGCAGTTCATGGATTCATCCCCCTTGATAGGGATCTATTTTTTGCGCCATTGACGAATCACCATCGCAATAGACATTCCGAGCCCTAATAAAATGAGAAACGCTCCAATATCTCCCAAAAAATGTGACCAGGTTGCACTCACGATATGGGCAATGCCCATCAAAATCAATCCCACGGCAATCACAACGGATGATCGCGCCATTTTTCCCGCCGCGCCAAGTCCCACGCCGATGACCCCAACAATCACTTCTAGCCAGCCTGCATTCATGCATCTTCCCCCTTTAATGCTTATTCTACGAAATTTTTCTGGGATTCAGGAAAACATTAACGGAAGAAGGGGCTCACACCCTTCGAATCCGCTTCACATATCATGACCATGATTCGCTTGAGGAGCGTGATAGAATGCAAAGACCATACATGACGACATTCAATGCGCGAAAACGAGCCCTGATCCTTCGCCGCCTCTTCCTCTGGATTTTGGCTATTGGTCCCGGTGTCATTGGCATGGTAGCCGACAATGATGCCGGAGGAATGTTGTCATATCTCGTTACCGGTTCACAAGATCATTTGCAGTGGTTTTTGCCAGCGCTTTTTGTCATGGCCCCACTCACTTATGTCATTCAAGAATTGGCCCTTCGTGTGGCGCTCGCCACGCGACTGCCCTATAGTCAAATCATTTCGCGTAAATTTGGCCAGACAATCGCCAAATTCAATGCGCTAGTGCTGCATGGCCTGAATATGATGATTTTAGTCACCGAATTTATCGGCATGACCTCGGCACTCACCCTGCTCGGTGTGCCATGGACCTTAGGTCTCATTGTATCTTTAATATTAGTCCTTGGTGTGACGTCTTTTCGACGATACCGGCAAATGGAACGGCTGTTACTAATCTTAGCTGTCGCAAATCTCGCATTTATTCCGTCCTTGATGACGCTGCATCCCAGTGTGCATAGTTGGCGTAGTGCGTTTTCGGGTTCATTTACCGGGGAAACGGCGTTTCTTTTGTTATCCTTGGCCGGCAATGCCATTGCCCCTTGGATGATCTTTTGGCAACAAAACGCGGTCTGGGCAGGTAATGTTCAAAACTTAACCTCTGGTCGCAAAGATATTCGCTTGGGCATTATCGTGCAAGTGTTCATGGCGACCGTCGTGATGCTCATTGGCGCCTTTGCAGCCCATGCCGCCGTCACGGGCAGGAATCCTTTATTATGGCTACAACATTATGGGGGCACCACCGCCGCTGCTTTATTTGCGATCGGACTTTTTGATGCAGGATTTTTGGCCGCATCCACAATTTCCATCTCCTCCGCGTGGATGGTGCAAGAAGCCTTTGCTGATAAATTGCATGACCGGAGTCAAAGTCCGACACAAGGTCCCTATGCCGCGCTACACATTGCGACGGTGTCTGTTGCGGCTCTGGTTGTGTTGTTACCCCATTTATCGGCCGCTCGGATTGCCTTATGGGCTCAAGCTTTGGGTGCCTTGTGGATGCCTATTAGTTTACTGATGCTTGGGATCATTGCCTCCGATCGCCGTCTCATGGGCACCATGGTCATGCACCGTCAGCGCCAAATCATTTTGACTGGCACCATTTTCATCTTTGTTCTCTTAGCATTCTGCACATTTGTTGGGTAATACCTCATGCTTAAAGCGTACAAATCATGACCTCATTGTTCTCGTCACGACGCTCACGGTTCGTTATGATATTCGTGTGAGTTAAAGCATCTTATCAAGAAAGAGGGAGTCTTATTGTCTTTCAACCTGATCCCTGATTCCCTGAATATGGATACTCACGCATATCAGCACAGTGATCTTCCCCATCAAGTGTCCACCGCTTTTGGGGTTACCAGCCCTCCTGTACCATGACGACGGGGAAATCAGCAACATCTCACTTTTTCATTCGCCGCATATTGCTTTGGTTTTTAGCTCTTGGGCCAGGCGTTTTAGGAATGGTAGCCGACAACGATGCGGGAGGCATGTTATCCTACCTGGTTACAGGATCGCATAATCATTTACCATGGTTTGTGCTGGCACTTTTTATCATGGCTCCTATTACTTTTCTCATCCAAGATCTGGCGTTAAAGGTGGCATTAGCCACACATCTTCCCTATAGTCAAATCATTGCGCATAAATTTGGTAGCGGGACCGCTAAATTCAATGCCATCATTCTTCATCTTTTAAACATGATGATTTTAATCACAGAGTTTATCGGCATGACATCCGCCTTGGATTTTTGGGGTGTTCCCTGGAATAGAGGACTCATCGCATCCTTTCTTGTTGTCCTCGCCGTCACCTTGTTTCGACATGTGCGCCAGATGGAACATCTCTTATTAATGTTAGCGGTCGCTAATCTCGCCTTTATTCCCGCTCTTTTCCTGTTACACCCCAGTATTCACACATGGCATAAAGCATTATCCGGTGGGTTTAATCATCATATTCCTTTTCTATTACTGTCCTTGGCCGGAAATGCCATCACCCCATGGATGATTTTTTGGCAGCAAAACGCCGTGTGGGCTGGCAATGTAAAAAACTTATCCTCAGGACAGAAGGACATTCGAACGGGAATCCTCGCTCAAGTGTTCATAGCGACCGTTGTGATCCTCATTGGAGCTTTAGCGGCCCCTGTAGCTGTATCTGGGCGCAATCCCCTCTTGTGGCTTCAACATTATGGGGGCACAACGGTGGCTGGACTCTTCGCTGTAGGACTATTTGATGCGGGATTTCTCGCCGCATCCACCATTTCGGTGTCATCGGCATGGATGGTGCAAGAAGCATTTTCCCAAAAACTCTTAGAGCCCAATACAAGTCCCACTCAAGGTCGATTTTCGATTTTGCACATTGCGACACTCTCTGTCACCGCAGCTGTTGTGTTATCACCGCATTTGCCCACGGCATCATTGGCTTTATGGTCGCAAGCATTAGGTGCTCTTTGGATGCCGATCACATTAGCGATGCTGGGTCTTATTGCCCGCGATCCTCAGATTATGGGACAGATGGTTATGCCCCGTCGCCGTCAATTCTTATTAGGTTCTGTCATATCATTGTTTGTCGGACTCGCCGTCTTCAGTCTTGTGAGTTAAAAGGACATCGAACCACCTAATCCCCATCTTTAGAACTGTAGACGGAAAGTTCCATCGCCGCGATGA is a window encoding:
- a CDS encoding alpha/beta-type small acid-soluble spore protein; protein product: MARGSNTGNRALVQGAARALDQFKYEVARELGLQGVEDGYWGDIPSRQCGAVGGHMVRKMIEMAEQQMAGRR
- a CDS encoding alcohol dehydrogenase catalytic domain-containing protein, giving the protein MHAIRIHQPGDPSVLVYEDVANPEPGPGEVRVRLRAAGVNHRDIWVRQGAFGAFPEPLIPGSDGAGEIDALGPGARDYAVGQKVVINPGLSCGRCVYCLSGQQNSCPHYRILDGTYAEQIVVPVQNVVPMPSGLTFIEAASIGIPFVTAEDFLTRAQATPGQTIVIWGANGGLGLATLQLARLRAMRVIAVVRSQTFVERLKQLGASDVIVWDGSLPISPEVLTMTHSKGADIVVDSLGQASFSQSLEMVRRGGTVISVGSTSGGKVQIELGQLFRRRLTVLGAYMGSSAILPRILPLFARGALIPVIDQTFALADASEAHRRMESHGLFGKIVLDI
- a CDS encoding glycosyltransferase translates to MYHAWNAVQVGQRLLHQGIDPEKIVVTWTGTDLWGDWAKDPGPIRHTLSSLHHQVVFTPNARKRLLADAPAWEHRVQVIPPSVDETMFCPADSSQTRDWPPLVVMAGGIRPVKRSAWAIDLVQSARKTLGIDFQLAILGPVRDGEEWERVVQAAQDKPWVQVMGEVPKEQMGTWYQRATIVLNTSRIEGVSNALMEAMSCGALIVASNIHGNRYLIEDGKTGLLFDTPEELIAAFRLTLDHPQEADEMRKNARLRILSRHLPSHEAQAYALIYRQMAWSLCSKGCGV
- a CDS encoding tRNA-binding protein, which gives rise to MNIIEELTPISPEQFFQVGLYVGTILRAELNPKAKKPAYHITVDFGPLGIKESSAQLTVRYHPGDLVGRQVIAVLNLPPKKVAGVRSEVLILGAMLSDTDVILLNVDCPVPNGTRIG
- a CDS encoding HD domain-containing protein; translation: MLDEEKVFKDPVHGYIYVNDPLIWDLINTKEMQRLRRIRQLGTSYVTYPGGEHSRFSHSLGVYEVIRQIIQSFARNAYEWPSEYNQLVMVAGLLHDIGHAPFSHALEKVIGLRHEMWGERIILEPTTEVHQVLAQIDPELPSQVASVINKTHPQKLVVSLVSGQLDADRLDYLMRDSIFTGVDYGKFDLARIIRVMRPLGGRIVVKRSGLHTVEAYLLARYFMYWQVYFHPVSRSAEVILKAILKRVKDLVAGGQEPPMPHPALAELFTQSLRLDSYFALDDTVLFNAFNVWQDSSDPILKDLCRRFLNRHLFTYMEYPDHDMDTYQKLRVQVQSHGYDPAYYLAVDETGTVYYDYYLGAENSEDKDSALFLWDDDEKILIEMSRLSKPVNAIAREKQVIRRLYFPHDVR
- a CDS encoding NRAMP family divalent metal transporter; this encodes MQRPYMTTFNARKRALILRRLFLWILAIGPGVIGMVADNDAGGMLSYLVTGSQDHLQWFLPALFVMAPLTYVIQELALRVALATRLPYSQIISRKFGQTIAKFNALVLHGLNMMILVTEFIGMTSALTLLGVPWTLGLIVSLILVLGVTSFRRYRQMERLLLILAVANLAFIPSLMTLHPSVHSWRSAFSGSFTGETAFLLLSLAGNAIAPWMIFWQQNAVWAGNVQNLTSGRKDIRLGIIVQVFMATVVMLIGAFAAHAAVTGRNPLLWLQHYGGTTAAALFAIGLFDAGFLAASTISISSAWMVQEAFADKLHDRSQSPTQGPYAALHIATVSVAALVVLLPHLSAARIALWAQALGALWMPISLLMLGIIASDRRLMGTMVMHRQRQIILTGTIFIFVLLAFCTFVG
- a CDS encoding NRAMP family divalent metal transporter, translating into MVADNDAGGMLSYLVTGSHNHLPWFVLALFIMAPITFLIQDLALKVALATHLPYSQIIAHKFGSGTAKFNAIILHLLNMMILITEFIGMTSALDFWGVPWNRGLIASFLVVLAVTLFRHVRQMEHLLLMLAVANLAFIPALFLLHPSIHTWHKALSGGFNHHIPFLLLSLAGNAITPWMIFWQQNAVWAGNVKNLSSGQKDIRTGILAQVFIATVVILIGALAAPVAVSGRNPLLWLQHYGGTTVAGLFAVGLFDAGFLAASTISVSSAWMVQEAFSQKLLEPNTSPTQGRFSILHIATLSVTAAVVLSPHLPTASLALWSQALGALWMPITLAMLGLIARDPQIMGQMVMPRRRQFLLGSVISLFVGLAVFSLVS